The Planctomycetia bacterium genome has a segment encoding these proteins:
- a CDS encoding glycine--tRNA ligase — translation MDMEKIVSLCKRKGFIFQASEIYGGINGFWDYGPLGVELKKNIKDAWWNDMVRNPPPGPDGEEIVMVGLDSAIIQNPKVWVASGHASGFADPMVDCLKCRKRYRADKLWIVDLIDFAIEAPKKKELYDRLGIKDSISSLEEALAQREIFDTVLPYLQNPYSPTLVMTVEAESKKEAQDLIVLSNTQRKAFKSEPLRIARKLTEVNEGQKKCPDRACGGDLTPPRSFNLMFESHAGAIQDEANKVWLRPETAQGIFTNFKNVVDSCRVKPPFGIAQVGKAFRNEVNPRNYTFRSREFEQMEIEFFCPPDSSMKWYEYWRDVRKAWYTKLGIKSEKLRPREQGDKELAHYSKACTDIEYLFPFSEEPQELEGVAHRGAFDLTQHQQHSGKDLSYFDEAAWAMYDKSAFKGDKKREQEEKAKFRYIPHVIEPSAGADRFTLAVLCEAYSEDTMDGEIRTVMRFHPRLAPVKAAILPLVNKEGMPEIAEKLYRELKRDWNVQYDDGGAIGRRYRRQDEIGTPFCFTIDGQTLQDQSVTIRYRDDGKQERLPMTEAANKLREALRP, via the coding sequence ATGGATATGGAAAAGATTGTGTCGCTGTGCAAACGCAAGGGGTTCATCTTCCAGGCGAGTGAAATCTACGGCGGCATCAATGGCTTTTGGGACTACGGCCCGCTTGGCGTTGAACTGAAAAAGAACATCAAGGATGCCTGGTGGAACGACATGGTCCGCAACCCACCCCCCGGGCCAGACGGCGAAGAGATCGTGATGGTGGGTTTAGACTCGGCGATCATTCAGAACCCGAAGGTATGGGTAGCGAGCGGGCATGCGAGTGGGTTTGCGGACCCAATGGTGGATTGCCTAAAATGTCGGAAACGATATCGGGCTGATAAATTGTGGATAGTGGACCTTATCGATTTTGCGATTGAAGCTCCGAAAAAGAAAGAACTGTATGACCGATTAGGCATCAAAGATAGTATCAGTTCACTTGAGGAAGCACTTGCTCAAAGGGAAATATTTGACACTGTACTTCCATACTTACAAAACCCATACTCTCCGACTTTAGTAATGACTGTCGAAGCTGAATCTAAGAAGGAAGCACAGGACCTCATCGTACTTTCAAATACGCAAAGAAAGGCATTTAAATCTGAGCCTCTTCGAATCGCTCGTAAATTAACTGAAGTAAATGAAGGTCAAAAGAAATGTCCGGATAGAGCATGCGGGGGTGACCTTACACCTCCACGTTCATTCAATCTGATGTTTGAATCCCACGCAGGTGCTATACAAGATGAAGCCAATAAAGTCTGGCTTCGCCCCGAAACCGCCCAAGGCATTTTCACTAACTTCAAGAACGTAGTCGATAGCTGTCGCGTGAAGCCTCCATTTGGCATCGCACAAGTTGGGAAAGCATTTCGCAACGAGGTGAACCCCCGCAACTACACGTTCCGCTCCCGTGAATTTGAACAGATGGAGATCGAATTCTTCTGCCCGCCTGATTCATCCATGAAATGGTACGAATACTGGCGGGATGTTCGCAAGGCGTGGTATACCAAGCTCGGAATCAAGTCGGAGAAGTTGCGGCCACGCGAACAAGGGGACAAAGAACTCGCCCACTACAGCAAGGCATGCACCGATATCGAATACCTGTTCCCCTTCAGCGAAGAGCCTCAGGAACTGGAAGGTGTTGCACATCGTGGTGCGTTCGATCTTACCCAGCATCAACAGCATTCGGGCAAGGACTTGTCCTATTTTGATGAAGCAGCCTGGGCTATGTATGACAAATCAGCCTTCAAGGGCGACAAGAAACGGGAGCAGGAAGAGAAAGCCAAATTCCGTTACATCCCGCATGTCATTGAGCCCAGTGCCGGGGCTGATCGTTTCACACTGGCTGTCCTTTGCGAAGCATATTCCGAAGACACGATGGATGGCGAAATTCGCACCGTCATGCGGTTTCATCCACGCCTGGCCCCGGTGAAGGCAGCCATCCTGCCACTGGTTAATAAGGAGGGCATGCCCGAGATTGCCGAGAAACTCTATCGCGAGCTGAAACGTGATTGGAATGTGCAGTACGACGACGGCGGAGCCATTGGCCGGCGATATCGCCGTCAGGATGAGATCGGCACGCCGTTCTGCTTCACCATTGATGGCCAGACCCTGCAGGATCAAAGCGTCACTATCCGCTACCGCGACGATGGCAAACAGGAACGCCTGCCCATGACTGAAGCAGCCAATAAACTCCGAGAAGCACTTCGGCCATAA
- a CDS encoding Ohr family peroxiredoxin, translated as MPEFKPFYTAHATAVGGRNGNTKSDDGLVDVNLSVPKAMGGPGKPGTTTPEHLFAAGYAACFGGACEFMAKQMRLPMTTLAIKSEVTIGSIPNGFGLAVKLNAEVGGLSQEDAEKVVAAGHGLCPYSNAIKGNVDVTITVTVV; from the coding sequence ATGCCAGAGTTCAAACCGTTCTATACCGCTCATGCCACCGCTGTGGGTGGCCGCAATGGAAATACCAAATCGGATGATGGCTTAGTTGATGTCAACCTCTCTGTTCCCAAAGCGATGGGCGGACCTGGTAAGCCCGGCACGACCACTCCAGAACATCTCTTTGCAGCAGGCTATGCTGCCTGCTTTGGCGGTGCCTGTGAATTCATGGCCAAGCAGATGAGGCTGCCCATGACCACGCTCGCCATCAAATCAGAAGTGACCATTGGCAGCATTCCCAATGGCTTCGGCCTGGCTGTGAAACTGAACGCCGAGGTAGGCGGTCTTTCTCAGGAAGATGCCGAGAAAGTCGTTGCCGCCGGGCATGGACTGTGCCCCTATTCCAATGCCATCAAAGGCAACGTGGATGTAACGATCACAGTCACCGTGGTGTAA